The following are from one region of the Haloactinomyces albus genome:
- a CDS encoding dihydrodipicolinate synthase family protein, which translates to MSLDLRGLVPAPVTPFTPEGAVDHAALAGYGAWLAGFDGVKGLVCLGHAGEGTFLTQDEQVATIRTLVEAVDGAVPIIAGITGEGTAVAAAEAVRAVEAGAAAGLVYPSHGWLRFGFQPGAPQERYRAIHEESGLPLILFQYPDATKASYDLATQLDIAAQPGVFATKNGVRNMRRWDTEVPVLRAEQPDLQVLTCHDEYLLHTMFDVDGALVGYGGLAPEPLIELIAAGKASDYPAARAVHDRLLPVTKAVYHRGSHMEGTVALKLGLKARGLLPSATVRSPLIDLSTEAEEEITLALKKAELI; encoded by the coding sequence ATGTCTCTCGATCTCCGCGGGTTGGTGCCTGCGCCGGTCACCCCGTTCACTCCCGAGGGCGCGGTCGACCACGCCGCGCTGGCCGGCTACGGCGCGTGGCTGGCCGGGTTCGACGGGGTCAAGGGCTTGGTCTGTCTGGGCCATGCCGGTGAGGGCACGTTCCTCACCCAGGACGAGCAGGTCGCCACGATCCGCACGCTGGTCGAAGCGGTCGATGGTGCGGTGCCGATCATTGCCGGCATCACCGGTGAGGGCACGGCCGTGGCCGCAGCTGAGGCCGTGCGGGCCGTCGAGGCCGGCGCGGCCGCGGGTTTGGTCTATCCCTCGCACGGTTGGTTGCGGTTCGGGTTCCAGCCTGGTGCCCCGCAGGAACGTTACCGGGCCATCCACGAGGAGTCCGGGCTGCCGCTGATCCTGTTCCAGTACCCCGATGCGACCAAGGCCAGCTACGACTTGGCCACCCAGCTGGACATCGCGGCGCAGCCGGGGGTGTTCGCCACCAAGAACGGGGTGCGCAACATGCGCCGCTGGGACACCGAGGTCCCCGTGCTGCGCGCCGAGCAGCCGGACCTGCAGGTTCTCACCTGCCATGACGAGTATCTGCTGCACACCATGTTCGATGTCGATGGTGCCCTCGTCGGCTACGGGGGCCTGGCTCCGGAGCCGCTGATCGAGCTCATCGCCGCCGGCAAGGCCAGTGACTATCCCGCAGCCCGTGCGGTGCACGACCGGCTGCTGCCGGTGACCAAGGCCGTCTACCACCGCGGGTCCCACATGGAGGGCACGGTCGCGCTCAAGCTCGGCCTCAAGGCCCGCGGCCTGCTGCCCTCGGCTACCGTGCGGTCCCCGCTGATCGACCTGTCGACCGAGGCCGAAGAGGAGATCACCCTCGCCCTCAAAAAGGCCGAGCTGATCTGA